The Paenibacillus tianjinensis genome has a window encoding:
- a CDS encoding aminotransferase-like domain-containing protein, with translation MKSEHPSDYPASYSPFADTGGEWAPDPASPLPLHRQISAFLMAKISSRAWPPGMRLAPQRELCRQLGVNRSTLVTALGVLAERGLIEGRRGGGTRVTAVQADGKAEGAKPFGNWNDYLEEGTHYPNLPAVQAINRLEYEPGLIRLGTGEPAPGLLPGAAMTRVLAELAARPLPPLSYEEPLGSPSLRRAVSRQLLKSGIAADPASILITSGALQGLQLIALGLLPRGSTILLEKPSYLYSIHAFQSAGVKFSGLPMDQGGLLTGRIAAEALRTKAAMLYTIPSFHNPTGIVMDRERRQAVMEITGELGLPILEDGAYQELWLDSPPPPPLKALDRAGRVLHLGTLSKAASPGLRIGWIVGPEPVIRRLADIKMQTDYGASSLSQLAAARWLDGGYHEEHLTVLRGKLRERREFMRQLLQAHFTELATWSIPAGGFYIWLSLHKPVPLRRLFTAALQAGLLLNTGDLYDRGDSRHLRLSYAYASPEELSRGLPALAGIIKQNIN, from the coding sequence TTGAAATCTGAGCACCCGTCAGACTATCCAGCTTCATATTCTCCGTTTGCGGATACAGGGGGCGAGTGGGCACCCGATCCGGCTTCGCCCCTGCCGCTGCACAGGCAAATTTCCGCCTTCCTCATGGCCAAAATCAGCAGCCGGGCCTGGCCTCCAGGCATGAGGCTGGCCCCGCAGCGTGAGCTCTGCCGCCAGCTTGGTGTCAACCGCAGTACTTTAGTAACTGCGCTGGGGGTACTGGCTGAGCGGGGGCTCATTGAAGGCAGACGCGGCGGCGGAACCCGGGTCACCGCTGTGCAGGCTGACGGGAAGGCTGAAGGCGCTAAGCCTTTCGGCAATTGGAATGACTACTTGGAGGAGGGCACCCACTACCCTAATCTGCCTGCAGTACAGGCTATCAACCGGCTGGAGTATGAGCCGGGCCTGATCCGGCTCGGCACCGGTGAGCCTGCGCCCGGGCTGCTGCCCGGGGCAGCCATGACCCGGGTGCTGGCCGAGCTGGCCGCCCGGCCGCTGCCGCCGCTGTCCTATGAGGAGCCGCTAGGCAGCCCCTCCCTCCGCCGCGCCGTAAGCCGCCAGCTGCTCAAAAGCGGAATTGCGGCAGACCCCGCCTCCATTCTGATTACCTCCGGCGCGCTCCAGGGCCTGCAGCTGATCGCGCTGGGCCTGCTGCCCCGCGGCTCAACCATCCTGCTGGAGAAGCCGTCCTACTTGTATTCCATTCATGCCTTTCAGTCTGCAGGCGTGAAATTCAGCGGCCTGCCTATGGATCAGGGTGGTTTGCTTACCGGGCGCATAGCTGCGGAAGCCTTGCGTACTAAGGCGGCAATGCTCTATACCATTCCAAGCTTTCATAATCCTACGGGGATTGTCATGGATCGCGAGCGGCGGCAGGCGGTCATGGAGATAACAGGCGAGCTTGGTCTGCCCATTCTCGAAGACGGAGCTTATCAGGAGCTGTGGCTTGATTCCCCGCCGCCACCGCCGCTGAAGGCACTCGACCGTGCAGGAAGAGTGCTGCATCTGGGCACACTCTCCAAAGCAGCCAGTCCGGGCCTGCGCATCGGCTGGATCGTCGGCCCTGAGCCGGTCATCCGCCGGCTCGCCGACATTAAGATGCAGACCGACTACGGTGCCAGCTCCCTGTCTCAGCTCGCCGCAGCGCGGTGGCTGGACGGGGGCTATCACGAGGAGCATCTGACGGTGCTGCGCGGTAAGCTGCGCGAGCGGCGTGAATTCATGCGGCAGCTGCTGCAGGCCCATTTCACAGAGCTGGCCACATGGAGCATTCCGGCCGGAGGCTTCTATATCTGGCTCTCGCTGCATAAGCCGGTGCCGCTTCGCCGGCTCTTTACCGCAGCGCTTCAGGCCGGACTGCTGCTGAATACCGGGGATTTATACGACCGCGGGGACAGCCGGCATCTCCGGCTGTCTTACGCCTATGCATCGCCTGAAGAGCTAAGCCGCGGCTTACCTGCTTTAGCTGGCATTATCAAACAAAACATCAACTGA
- a CDS encoding sensor histidine kinase, translating into MRESRAGEIVKAVMGILVMLTGFYLSWNGGYFGVKLLEKHWNWSLTPYKSQLLTMVLQLLILFLLAGTAALVGRLRGDERAFYIPIITAMRQIAKGNFKVELENSKRYGQFGSIVEGINEMASELSRMEIMRQDFISNVSHEIQSPLTSIRGFARALQNEGLSAESRRHYLDIIEAEASRLSGLSDNLLKLSLLEAGSFPFEAKPYRLDKQLREMILASEPQWLDKDIEVEAELEETAVYAVQDLMSQVWTNLLHNSIKFTPQGGQIAVRLQTLEQGVEVEIRDSGIGITEEELPRIFERFYKVDKARSASGGGSGLGLSLVKKIVDLHEGSISVTSRPGEGTAFVVRLPQQLK; encoded by the coding sequence ATGAGGGAAAGCAGAGCCGGGGAGATTGTAAAAGCGGTTATGGGAATCCTCGTGATGCTCACAGGCTTCTATCTTTCCTGGAACGGCGGGTATTTCGGGGTGAAGCTGCTGGAGAAGCATTGGAACTGGTCCCTTACGCCCTATAAGTCCCAGCTGCTGACAATGGTGCTGCAGCTTCTCATTCTGTTCCTGCTGGCCGGAACCGCAGCGCTGGTCGGACGCCTGAGAGGGGACGAAAGAGCCTTTTATATCCCGATCATTACCGCGATGCGGCAAATCGCCAAGGGGAATTTCAAGGTGGAGCTGGAGAACAGCAAACGCTACGGGCAGTTCGGCAGCATCGTGGAGGGGATTAATGAGATGGCCAGCGAACTGAGCCGGATGGAGATCATGCGCCAGGATTTCATCTCCAATGTCTCGCATGAGATCCAGTCACCGCTAACCTCCATCCGGGGCTTCGCCCGCGCGCTCCAGAATGAGGGGCTGAGTGCAGAGAGCAGGCGGCATTATCTGGACATTATCGAAGCGGAGGCCAGCCGTCTGTCGGGACTCAGCGACAATCTGCTGAAGCTGTCTCTACTTGAGGCGGGCAGCTTTCCGTTCGAAGCCAAGCCCTACCGGCTGGATAAGCAGCTGCGTGAGATGATTCTCGCTTCCGAGCCGCAGTGGCTGGACAAGGATATCGAAGTGGAGGCTGAGCTTGAGGAGACGGCGGTCTATGCCGTTCAGGATCTCATGAGCCAGGTGTGGACCAATCTGCTGCATAACAGCATCAAATTCACTCCGCAGGGCGGACAGATTGCTGTCCGGCTCCAGACGCTGGAGCAAGGGGTCGAGGTGGAGATCCGGGACAGCGGAATCGGCATCACCGAGGAGGAGCTGCCGCGGATTTTTGAGCGTTTCTATAAAGTAGATAAAGCCAGGAGCGCAAGCGGAGGCGGAAGCGGGCTGGGACTGTCACTGGTGAAGAAAATTGTCGATCTCCACGAAGGCAGCATAAGCGTAACAAGCCGCCCCGGTGAGGGGACGGCTTTTGTAGTCCGGCTGCCGCAGCAGCTTAAATAG
- a CDS encoding response regulator transcription factor: MPKILVVDDDPHIRELVEVFLRAEGMGDVYSASDGVEAMRLLEDKSADLAIIDVMMPRMDGWELCRELRRRYDFPILMLTAKGETSQIVRGFELGTDDYLVKPFEPLVLIARVRALLKRYQISAAQSVMVGRLRMNRKTYEVSSELGELTLPLKEFELLFKLASYPGQTLTRDRLIEEIWGYDFEGNERTLDVHVGRLRERFPRETCGFTIRTLRGLGYRLEVDK, from the coding sequence ATGCCCAAAATACTGGTGGTAGACGACGATCCGCATATCCGCGAATTGGTGGAAGTCTTTCTGAGAGCTGAGGGAATGGGCGACGTATACAGTGCTTCTGATGGTGTGGAGGCTATGAGGCTGCTAGAGGACAAGAGTGCAGACCTGGCCATTATTGATGTAATGATGCCGAGGATGGACGGCTGGGAGCTGTGCCGCGAGCTGCGCAGACGCTATGATTTTCCGATTCTGATGCTGACGGCCAAAGGGGAGACCTCGCAGATCGTCAGAGGCTTTGAGCTGGGCACGGATGATTATCTGGTTAAGCCGTTTGAGCCGCTGGTGCTGATTGCCAGAGTAAGGGCGCTGCTGAAGCGGTATCAGATTTCCGCGGCACAGAGCGTCATGGTCGGGCGCTTACGGATGAACCGCAAAACCTATGAGGTGTCTTCGGAGTTAGGCGAACTCACCCTGCCGCTTAAGGAATTCGAACTGCTGTTTAAATTGGCCAGCTATCCCGGCCAGACGCTGACACGCGACCGGCTGATCGAAGAAATCTGGGGCTATGATTTTGAGGGTAATGAACGGACGCTGGATGTGCATGTGGGGCGGCTGCGCGAGCGGTTCCCCCGGGAAACCTGCGGATTCACCATCCGCACGCTCCGCGGGCTGGGCTACCGCCTGGAGGTGGATAAATAG
- a CDS encoding ABC transporter ATP-binding protein, which produces MDNTKSPQKRQGAAMKPFLKLLHQTKPSYGLLTLAVLLSMISTLVGLVIPMFTKNLVDGFSLSSISKLQIAGIAGAFIAQTIAGGVSIYLLNYVGQKTVAALRDRLWSKFLVLPVSYFNDNRTGESVSRMTNDTGILKTLISEHLASLFTGVISIVGSISVLLYLNWKMTLVLFTVLPLSALILVPLGRQMYKISKGTQDETASFTATLSGVLSEIRLVKSSGAEQREYEAGRTGIMNLLSFGIREGKISAMISPLVSFVFMMLLVVIIGYGGMQVSSGALTAGELVAFILYLIQIVMPLTQLTQFFTQIQKAKGASERIIETLAAEEEVYEGAEEAAQVDAPIVIEDLSFGYKTGEQVLNKVSFTMQPGQVTAIVGPSGGGKTTLFSLLERFYQPEHGGIKLGGKPVSTFSLRSWRRLIGYVSQESPLLAGTIADNLGYGLDREVSETEMRRAAVMAYADKFIEELPDGYQTDVGERGVKLSGGQRQRIAIARALLRDPQILMLDEATSSLDSQSEAVVQKALSNLMKGRTTIVIAHRLATVVNADQIVFMEKGRITGRGTHEELLRSHELYREFAAQQLQMNTPEPENGQAEEGSADHAQNTGGRRRSAYPRIGGSLSES; this is translated from the coding sequence ATGGACAACACTAAATCCCCGCAGAAACGGCAGGGTGCGGCGATGAAGCCGTTCCTGAAGCTGCTGCATCAGACGAAACCTTCCTACGGCTTGCTCACGCTCGCTGTGCTGCTCAGTATGATCTCAACCCTGGTTGGTCTTGTTATCCCTATGTTCACTAAGAATCTGGTTGACGGCTTCTCCCTTTCTTCGATCAGCAAGCTGCAGATTGCCGGAATCGCCGGAGCCTTTATCGCCCAGACGATTGCCGGGGGTGTTTCGATCTATTTGCTGAACTATGTGGGGCAGAAGACCGTAGCTGCGCTGCGCGACAGGCTGTGGAGCAAGTTCCTCGTCCTGCCGGTGTCCTATTTCAACGATAATCGCACAGGCGAAAGCGTCAGCCGGATGACGAATGATACCGGGATTCTCAAAACACTTATCTCTGAGCATCTGGCCAGCCTGTTCACCGGCGTCATTTCGATTGTCGGCTCGATTTCCGTGCTGCTGTACCTGAATTGGAAAATGACGCTGGTGCTGTTTACGGTGCTCCCGTTATCCGCACTCATTCTTGTCCCGCTGGGCCGGCAGATGTACAAAATTTCCAAAGGAACGCAGGACGAAACGGCCTCTTTTACCGCTACGCTTAGCGGGGTACTCTCGGAAATCCGGCTGGTGAAATCCTCCGGGGCGGAACAGCGGGAATATGAGGCCGGACGGACCGGAATTATGAATTTGCTCTCTTTTGGCATCCGGGAGGGGAAAATCAGCGCGATGATCAGTCCGCTCGTCTCCTTCGTGTTCATGATGCTGCTGGTGGTGATTATCGGCTACGGGGGGATGCAGGTATCTTCGGGCGCTTTAACTGCAGGGGAACTGGTTGCTTTTATCCTGTATCTGATCCAGATTGTAATGCCGCTAACCCAGCTGACCCAGTTCTTTACCCAAATCCAGAAGGCCAAAGGCGCTTCGGAACGGATTATTGAAACGCTGGCGGCGGAAGAGGAGGTATACGAAGGGGCAGAGGAAGCTGCTCAAGTGGATGCTCCTATCGTAATAGAAGACTTGAGCTTTGGATATAAGACGGGAGAGCAGGTGCTGAATAAGGTCAGCTTCACGATGCAGCCCGGCCAGGTAACAGCGATTGTCGGCCCGAGCGGCGGCGGGAAAACCACTTTATTTTCACTGCTGGAGCGGTTCTATCAACCGGAGCATGGTGGTATTAAACTGGGCGGTAAGCCTGTATCCACGTTCTCACTGCGCTCCTGGCGGAGGCTGATCGGGTACGTCTCCCAGGAAAGCCCGCTGCTCGCCGGCACGATTGCCGATAATCTAGGCTACGGGCTGGACCGGGAGGTTAGTGAGACGGAAATGCGCCGCGCGGCGGTGATGGCTTATGCCGACAAGTTCATTGAGGAGCTGCCGGACGGATACCAGACCGATGTCGGCGAACGCGGCGTGAAGCTGTCCGGGGGTCAACGCCAGCGGATTGCCATTGCACGGGCGCTGCTGCGCGATCCGCAGATTCTGATGCTGGATGAGGCGACCTCTAGTCTGGACAGCCAGTCCGAGGCAGTGGTACAGAAGGCCCTATCGAATCTGATGAAAGGCCGGACGACGATTGTCATTGCCCACCGGCTGGCAACAGTTGTGAACGCGGATCAGATTGTTTTTATGGAAAAAGGCCGGATTACCGGCAGAGGCACTCATGAAGAACTGCTGCGCAGTCATGAGCTGTACCGTGAATTCGCGGCGCAGCAGCTGCAAATGAACACACCGGAGCCGGAGAACGGCCAGGCAGAGGAGGGATCAGCTGATCATGCCCAAAATACTGGTGGTAGACGACGATCCGCATATCCGCGAATTGGTGGAAGTCTTTCTGAGAGCTGA
- the mobA gene encoding molybdenum cofactor guanylyltransferase codes for MPQYTGILLTGGASRRMGRDKALLELAGRPVIARLADELSSLAGSTVIACGPRERREYSFLGLPQIADEYQGCGPLAGLHAALTHSRNEWNLVAACDLPFASAEFLQYILRYHAQAYPQGSGTSGRHGADAAVAVSCQGRVQPLLGLYHKRVLPALEAALSAGNFKVTDFLEKLDVLYVPETGFSSAPLTPSPLYNMNTPEDYAAAVLLAHRPANG; via the coding sequence ATGCCACAGTATACGGGAATTCTATTGACAGGGGGGGCCTCGAGGCGAATGGGCCGTGACAAAGCGCTGCTTGAGCTTGCCGGAAGACCCGTGATTGCCAGGCTGGCAGACGAGCTGTCAAGCCTGGCCGGCAGCACGGTCATTGCCTGCGGCCCACGGGAGCGGCGGGAGTACAGCTTCCTCGGGCTGCCGCAGATTGCCGACGAATATCAGGGCTGCGGCCCCCTGGCCGGACTGCATGCAGCACTTACCCATTCCCGGAATGAATGGAATCTGGTCGCCGCCTGTGATCTGCCGTTTGCTTCTGCGGAGTTCCTGCAGTATATACTCCGCTATCATGCACAGGCTTATCCGCAGGGCAGCGGAACATCGGGTCGCCATGGGGCAGATGCTGCAGTGGCTGTATCCTGCCAAGGCCGGGTACAGCCCCTGCTTGGGCTGTATCATAAGAGGGTGCTTCCGGCACTCGAAGCCGCGCTTAGCGCCGGGAATTTCAAGGTGACGGATTTTCTTGAAAAGCTGGATGTTCTCTATGTGCCGGAAACCGGCTTTTCGTCAGCCCCGCTGACTCCTTCCCCTTTGTACAACATGAACACACCGGAGGATTATGCCGCTGCCGTGCTGCTGGCACATCGTCCCGCAAACGGGTAG